Proteins co-encoded in one Zootoca vivipara chromosome 3, rZooViv1.1, whole genome shotgun sequence genomic window:
- the PAIP2 gene encoding polyadenylate-binding protein-interacting protein 2: MKDPSRRSTSPSIINEDVIMNGHSHEDDNPFAEYMWMENEEEFNRQIEEELWEEEFIERCFQEMLEEEEEHEWFIPARDLPQTMDQIQDQLNDLVISDSSSLEDLVVKSNLNPNAKEFVPGVKY, translated from the exons ATGAAAGACCCAAGTCGCAGGAGTACTAGTCCAAGCATTATCAATGAAGATGTGATCATGAATGGTCACTCTCATGAAGATGATAATCCATTTGCTGAGTACATGTGGATGGAAAACGAGGAGGAGTTCAACAGGCAG ATCGAAGAGGAGTTGTGGGAAGAAGAATTTATAGAACGTTGCTTCCAAGAAatgctggaagaggaggaagaacatGAGTGGTTTATTCCAGCCAGAGATCTCCCGCAAACGATGGATCAAATTCAGGACCAGCTCAATGATCTTGTTATCAGTGACAGTTCGTCACTGGAAGATCTGGTG gTCAAGAGTAATCTGAATCCAAATGCAAAGGAGTTTGTTCCTGGGGTGAAGTACTAA